In Methanosphaera sp. ISO3-F5, a genomic segment contains:
- a CDS encoding ribosome assembly factor SBDS: MVNVDDAVIARLESYGERFEILVDAELAADYKRGNDIEIENVLAVEEVFKDAHKADKASEENMMKAFETTDALEVADIIIKKGNIQITANQRKKMQEEKTKQVISKIAREAINPQTKLPHPPNRIEKAMEEAKVHIDPMKTVEEQIEPTVKAILTKIPIRIEKVQVAVKIPGTYAGKSYSIVSQYGKLIKEEWENDGSWIGIVEIPGGLQDKFYTDLSGLTHGEVETKLLK, translated from the coding sequence ATGGTAAATGTTGATGATGCAGTAATAGCAAGATTAGAAAGTTATGGAGAAAGATTTGAAATATTAGTAGATGCTGAATTAGCTGCAGATTACAAAAGAGGAAATGATATAGAAATAGAAAATGTACTGGCAGTTGAAGAAGTATTCAAGGATGCTCATAAAGCAGATAAGGCATCAGAAGAGAATATGATGAAAGCCTTCGAAACAACAGATGCCTTAGAAGTTGCTGACATAATCATTAAGAAGGGTAACATACAAATCACTGCAAACCAAAGAAAAAAGATGCAAGAGGAAAAAACCAAGCAGGTAATTAGTAAAATTGCACGTGAAGCTATTAACCCACAAACAAAACTTCCACACCCACCAAACAGAATTGAAAAAGCTATGGAAGAAGCAAAAGTTCATATTGATCCTATGAAAACAGTTGAGGAACAAATAGAACCAACCGTGAAAGCAATCCTTACAAAAATCCCTATACGTATTGAGAAAGTACAAGTAGCTGTTAAAATTCCTGGAACATATGCTGGTAAGTCATATAGTATTGTTTCACAATACGGTAAATTAATTAAGGAAGAATGGGAAAATGATGGAAGCTGGATTGGTATTGTGGAAATTCCTGGCGGATTACAGGACAAATTTTACACAGACCTTAGTGGATTAACCCATGGTGAAGTCGAAACAAAACTTCTTAAATAA